From a single Sediminibacterium sp. KACHI17 genomic region:
- the lipA gene encoding lipoyl synthase has protein sequence MQELPVVAKVDPTSSKIQKPSWLRVKLPIGESYKHVRGLVDTHKLHTICESGNCPNMGECWGEGTATFMILGNVCTRSCGFCAVATGRPAPVDWDEPQRVAEAIHLMKVKHAVLTSVDRDELKDGGSIIWYNTIKAVKNLNPDTTLETLIPDFKGNADQVQRIIDAAPEVVSHNMETVERLTRQVRVQAKYHRSLDVLRMLKEGGMRTKTGMMLGLGETKEEVVQSMKDLVNVGCDVLTLGQYLQPTKKHLPVQRFVHPDEFAELREIGYDLGFDYVESGPLVRSSYHSEKHVIKGWGRGKWMEEKALLKSE, from the coding sequence ATGCAAGAGTTACCAGTAGTTGCGAAAGTAGATCCTACCAGTTCCAAGATACAAAAGCCATCCTGGCTTCGTGTGAAATTACCCATTGGTGAAAGCTATAAACACGTTCGTGGTTTAGTAGATACCCATAAACTGCATACCATTTGTGAGAGTGGCAATTGTCCGAATATGGGCGAATGTTGGGGTGAAGGCACGGCAACATTCATGATCCTCGGAAATGTATGTACCCGAAGCTGCGGCTTCTGTGCCGTAGCTACCGGTAGACCCGCACCCGTGGATTGGGATGAACCCCAGCGTGTAGCAGAAGCCATTCACCTGATGAAAGTAAAACACGCCGTACTCACCAGTGTGGATCGTGATGAACTGAAAGATGGAGGTTCGATCATCTGGTACAACACCATTAAAGCCGTTAAAAACCTCAACCCCGATACCACCCTTGAAACATTAATCCCCGATTTTAAGGGCAATGCTGATCAGGTACAACGCATCATTGATGCGGCCCCTGAGGTGGTGAGCCATAACATGGAAACGGTGGAACGTTTGACCCGACAGGTAAGGGTGCAGGCGAAATACCATCGAAGTCTGGATGTATTACGCATGCTCAAAGAAGGCGGAATGCGCACCAAAACCGGTATGATGCTCGGTCTCGGTGAAACCAAAGAAGAAGTGGTACAAAGCATGAAAGACCTCGTGAATGTTGGTTGCGATGTACTCACCCTCGGACAATACCTGCAACCCACCAAAAAACACTTACCTGTACAACGCTTCGTGCACCCCGACGAATTCGCCGAACTCCGCGAAATCGGCTACGACCTCGGTTTCGATTATGTAGAAAGCGGTCCATTGGTACGCTCTTCTTACCATAGTGAGAAACATGTGATTAAAGGTTGGGGAAGAGGGAAGTGGATGGAGGAGAAAGCTTTACTAAAGAGTGAATAG
- a CDS encoding OsmC family protein, whose product MTSQIIYKGELRTIATHLQSGTSIETDAPTDNQGKGERFSPTDLVATALSACMVTTMAIKARTLNIDLDGTRVDTTKIMLSDPRRIGKIIAHVYFPPTLQLDDKTKELLERTARTCPVERSLHPEMELDMAFYWG is encoded by the coding sequence ATGACTTCACAAATTATTTATAAAGGTGAATTACGTACCATCGCTACCCATCTGCAGAGTGGCACCAGTATTGAAACCGATGCACCTACTGATAACCAGGGTAAAGGTGAACGCTTCTCACCCACTGATCTTGTTGCCACTGCGTTGAGTGCCTGCATGGTTACCACCATGGCCATCAAAGCCCGCACCCTCAACATTGATCTCGATGGCACCCGTGTAGATACGACCAAGATCATGTTAAGTGATCCCCGCAGAATCGGTAAGATCATTGCCCATGTTTATTTTCCACCCACCCTCCAACTCGACGACAAAACCAAAGAACTCCTAGAACGCACCGCCCGCACTTGCCCCGTGGAACGGAGTTTGCATCCGGAGATGGAGTTGGATATGGCGTTTTATTGGGGTTAG
- a CDS encoding DUF2851 family protein, which yields MNERLLQYIWQFQYFQSQHLLTTSGDPLLILHPGTLNTHQGPDFSAAKIRIGQTIWAGHIELHIRSSDWHRHNHSSDTHYNNVILHVVWTDDGATPTHIPVLVLANRVSTLLLERYTHMMQTISTVACHHHLPVLNELTWFAWKERLMIERLERKSQQIFQMLQQNQQHWDEVFWWQLASGFGSKLNAAFFERVARSIPYAVVKRHRHHLDEIEALLFGQAKLLHAELKDPYAKTLLRNHRHLKKKYALEAVDGGPVFLRMRPASFPTIRLAQLAMLVHQREHLFDQIRQMNTAEEVMRLFQVKASHYWNMHFNFDDPVSQEPRFVGEQMNLHLMINVVVPILFAYGHEKGNTPYKEKVVHWLYQLAPEQNKITRYWKSAGIPNRSALDTQSLLELHTQYCVNKRCLDCSVGNRLLRG from the coding sequence ATGAATGAACGCTTATTACAATACATCTGGCAGTTTCAGTATTTCCAATCCCAACATTTATTGACCACAAGTGGAGATCCTTTACTGATCCTTCATCCCGGCACTTTGAATACCCATCAAGGACCGGATTTCTCTGCGGCTAAAATTCGGATTGGACAAACGATCTGGGCCGGACATATCGAATTGCATATCCGCTCATCCGATTGGCATCGACACAATCATTCCAGCGATACACATTACAACAATGTGATCCTGCATGTCGTATGGACAGATGATGGTGCTACACCCACACATATTCCGGTACTCGTGTTAGCCAATCGGGTCTCCACATTATTGCTGGAGCGTTATACCCACATGATGCAAACGATCAGCACCGTAGCTTGTCATCATCACCTGCCCGTATTGAATGAATTGACATGGTTTGCATGGAAGGAGAGATTGATGATCGAAAGACTCGAAAGAAAATCGCAACAGATCTTCCAGATGCTACAACAAAATCAACAACATTGGGATGAAGTGTTCTGGTGGCAACTGGCATCCGGTTTTGGTTCTAAATTGAATGCTGCTTTTTTTGAACGAGTGGCAAGATCCATTCCATATGCAGTGGTGAAAAGACATCGGCATCATCTCGATGAAATAGAAGCACTCTTATTCGGACAAGCCAAACTTTTACACGCAGAATTGAAAGACCCTTATGCAAAAACATTGTTGCGTAATCATCGTCACCTGAAAAAGAAATATGCATTGGAGGCAGTAGATGGAGGTCCGGTATTTCTGCGCATGCGACCTGCTTCTTTTCCGACCATCCGTTTAGCGCAATTGGCGATGTTAGTGCATCAGCGGGAACATCTCTTTGATCAGATCAGACAAATGAATACTGCAGAAGAAGTGATGCGTTTATTTCAAGTGAAAGCCAGTCACTATTGGAACATGCATTTCAATTTTGATGACCCCGTATCGCAGGAGCCACGTTTTGTGGGCGAGCAAATGAACCTGCATCTCATGATCAATGTAGTAGTACCCATCTTATTCGCATATGGACATGAAAAAGGCAACACACCATACAAGGAAAAAGTGGTTCACTGGCTCTACCAATTAGCACCGGAACAAAACAAGATCACCCGCTACTGGAAATCCGCCGGCATCCCCAACCGCAGCGCCCTCGACACCCAATCCCTCCTCGAACTTCACACCCAATATTGTGTTAATAAAAGATGTTTAGATTGTAGCGTAGGCAACAGATTGTTGAGAGGATGA
- a CDS encoding Maf family protein — MPQSPIILASQSPRRKMLLEWAEISFEVIVQATDESFPANMAIEEVPVHIARNKAKVIREQLSAEDQRWILAADTIVVLNDEVIGKPVDREDAIQILQRLSGQTHRVITGVVVMNGVEEHAFSDITEVVFHPLTAEQIHFYVDKYQPYDKAGAYAIQEWIGVVGIHSIQGDFYNVMGLPVSRVVQLLERIQA; from the coding sequence ATGCCCCAATCCCCCATCATCCTCGCCTCCCAATCCCCCCGCAGAAAAATGCTTCTTGAGTGGGCTGAAATTTCTTTTGAAGTGATTGTGCAAGCAACGGATGAATCTTTTCCTGCAAACATGGCCATAGAAGAAGTGCCTGTTCATATTGCACGTAATAAAGCGAAAGTCATTCGTGAACAGTTGTCGGCAGAAGATCAGCGTTGGATATTGGCAGCTGATACCATTGTGGTATTGAATGATGAAGTGATCGGCAAACCGGTGGATAGGGAGGACGCCATTCAGATTCTGCAACGTTTATCCGGACAAACACATCGTGTCATCACAGGAGTGGTGGTGATGAATGGAGTAGAAGAACATGCGTTCTCGGATATTACAGAGGTCGTGTTTCATCCTTTGACTGCAGAACAGATCCATTTCTATGTTGATAAATACCAGCCTTATGATAAAGCCGGTGCTTATGCCATCCAGGAATGGATCGGTGTAGTAGGGATTCATTCCATCCAAGGAGATTTCTACAATGTGATGGGATTACCTGTGAGCAGGGTCGTGCAATTGTTAGAACGCATACAAGCTTAA
- a CDS encoding geranylgeranylglycerol-phosphate geranylgeranyltransferase, which produces MKILAAFLRLIRWPNMVFIILTQLLFEYCIYERIYGPDEPEHRQQFWFIVIASVCIAAAGNIINDYFDLNIDQVNKPNKVVVNTIISRRWVIFWHMLLSMLGLFFTVYALPVSLYWHLVLANMGSILLLWFYSTNFKKQLLVGNVVISLLTAWVLLILFFSKQPLQIKQLLSVGHAEVRFFRLTMLYASFAFVISLIREVVKDMEDIEGDRKYECRTLPIVWGVNAAKLFVAVWLVVLIAALVILQFYVLPMGWWHSALYCFIAIIAPLIWILTRLFKSHTPADFHRLSTIIKFVMLTGILSMVFFRLYD; this is translated from the coding sequence TTGAAAATACTCGCTGCATTTTTACGACTCATCCGATGGCCCAATATGGTATTCATCATACTCACGCAATTATTGTTTGAGTACTGTATCTATGAACGCATTTATGGTCCGGATGAACCCGAGCACAGACAGCAATTCTGGTTCATAGTCATCGCTTCTGTTTGTATCGCAGCTGCAGGAAATATCATCAATGATTATTTTGATCTCAATATTGATCAGGTCAACAAGCCGAATAAAGTAGTGGTGAATACCATCATCAGCAGACGATGGGTCATCTTCTGGCATATGCTGTTAAGTATGCTGGGATTATTCTTCACCGTATATGCATTGCCTGTTTCATTGTACTGGCATCTCGTATTGGCGAATATGGGAAGCATTTTATTACTCTGGTTTTATTCCACCAATTTCAAAAAGCAATTATTGGTGGGGAATGTAGTCATATCATTGTTGACAGCCTGGGTACTATTGATACTTTTCTTTTCCAAACAACCATTACAGATCAAACAACTACTGTCTGTCGGACATGCAGAAGTGCGTTTCTTCAGACTGACCATGCTCTATGCTTCTTTTGCATTTGTGATCTCACTCATCCGAGAAGTGGTGAAAGACATGGAAGATATAGAAGGTGATAGAAAATACGAGTGTAGAACTTTGCCGATCGTATGGGGCGTCAATGCAGCGAAATTATTTGTAGCAGTATGGTTAGTAGTATTGATCGCAGCACTCGTTATCTTACAGTTCTACGTATTACCCATGGGATGGTGGCATAGTGCTTTATATTGTTTCATCGCCATCATTGCACCCCTGATCTGGATCTTGACGCGACTATTCAAATCACACACCCCCGCCGATTTCCACCGCCTCAGCACAATCATAAAATTCGTCATGCTAACAGGCATCCTGTCGATGGTGTTCTTTCGCTTGTACGACTGA
- a CDS encoding HAD family hydrolase: protein MLNTFQHITTFVFDVDGVLTDGTLLVLPNGVMARKMNIKDGYALQLAVKRGYRVLIISGGDSPEVQERLNKLGVTEVWMKAHNKQQILADYLTQHQIPKQEVLYMGDDIPDLEVIQLAGLPACPADAAQEIKDKALYISHLTGGMGCARDVIEKVLKLRNDWGDDTSVASK, encoded by the coding sequence ATGCTAAATACCTTTCAACATATCACCACATTCGTCTTCGACGTAGACGGCGTATTAACAGATGGAACACTGTTAGTATTACCCAATGGCGTGATGGCCAGAAAGATGAATATCAAAGATGGCTATGCCTTACAACTCGCAGTAAAAAGAGGCTACCGCGTATTGATCATCTCCGGTGGTGATTCTCCGGAAGTACAAGAGCGATTGAATAAGTTGGGGGTTACAGAAGTGTGGATGAAAGCGCACAACAAACAACAAATACTCGCCGATTATCTCACACAACACCAGATACCCAAACAAGAAGTCTTATACATGGGTGATGATATCCCCGATCTGGAAGTTATACAGCTGGCAGGTTTACCGGCTTGTCCGGCCGATGCCGCACAAGAGATCAAAGACAAAGCCTTGTATATCTCACATCTGACAGGAGGGATGGGTTGTGCGCGTGATGTGATCGAGAAAGTGCTCAAACTTCGCAATGACTGGGGTGATGATACCAGTGTAGCATCGAAATAA
- the iscX gene encoding Fe-S cluster assembly protein IscX: MSHFEPPIHWADHEDIAMKLYERFGDDFTESKIYRIRFTDLLEWILQIPNFEGKREESNEGHLEMIQSAWVYEWRDNQK, from the coding sequence ATGAGTCATTTTGAACCTCCGATACATTGGGCAGATCATGAAGATATTGCCATGAAATTATACGAACGTTTTGGGGATGATTTTACAGAAAGTAAAATCTATCGCATACGTTTCACCGATCTGCTGGAATGGATCCTTCAAATCCCTAATTTCGAAGGAAAGCGCGAAGAAAGCAACGAAGGACATCTCGAGATGATCCAAAGTGCATGGGTGTATGAGTGGAGAGACAATCAAAAATAA
- a CDS encoding 2Fe-2S iron-sulfur cluster-binding protein gives MYTIKVKFEQKGLEPVTLTGIEPDQSLLEVCLDNGIELHHNCGAVCACSTCHLYVEKGMEHLEELSDKEEDFIDRAINPRLNSRLGCQCVLQDGSGEVEVTLPDQTQFLGE, from the coding sequence ATGTACACTATTAAGGTAAAATTTGAACAGAAAGGACTGGAGCCCGTTACTTTAACAGGTATTGAACCTGATCAAAGTTTATTGGAAGTTTGTCTGGATAATGGGATCGAATTACATCATAACTGTGGAGCCGTATGTGCTTGCAGTACCTGTCACCTATATGTAGAAAAGGGGATGGAACATTTAGAAGAGTTGAGTGATAAAGAAGAAGATTTCATCGATCGAGCCATTAACCCGCGACTGAATTCCAGATTAGGATGTCAGTGTGTTTTGCAAGATGGATCAGGTGAAGTTGAAGTGACTTTGCCGGATCAGACGCAGTTTTTGGGGGAGTAG